A genomic segment from Panthera tigris isolate Pti1 chromosome A1, P.tigris_Pti1_mat1.1, whole genome shotgun sequence encodes:
- the LOC122231770 gene encoding ovomucoid-like → MKTFFVAILATSYFSYIFGNGPHKDIPCGYYQKKTIQQKSICSIRVSPLCASNNVTYSNSCVYCFANIALKHTLKIQYSGKCRTTKKSQNKT, encoded by the exons ATGAAAACTTTCTTTGTGGCTATTTTGGCTACCAGTTATTTCTCAT atattttTGGTAACGGGCCACACAAG GACATTCCATGCGGTTACTATCAAAAGAAGACCATACAACAAAAATCTATATGCTCCATAAGAGTCAGCCCACTATGCGCTTCTAATAATGTTACGTATTCTAATTCCTGCGTGTACTGCTTCGCTAACAT AGCTTTGAAACACACTTTGAAAATTCAATACAGTGGAAAATGCAGAACGACTAAAAAATCTCAGAATAAGACCTGA